One Candidatus Palauibacter soopunensis DNA window includes the following coding sequences:
- a CDS encoding RNA polymerase sigma factor: MEPADPGADEPGLVEAVQAGDQRAFSLFVTRYTDPAYAVALSILRHEQDAEDAVQAAFIRALERIGQLRPGSRFGPWFYRVLRSTCLNLRRRELLRTHSELTDTAASRDDPHREFERRYARERVLGALAQLPERQRTAVMMYDLEGYDHAEIAEILGIAVGTSRANLHHGRHALRRLLGEAPASGAGGADEDE; encoded by the coding sequence GTGGAACCGGCGGATCCCGGCGCGGACGAGCCCGGCCTCGTGGAGGCCGTGCAGGCCGGCGACCAGCGGGCGTTTTCCCTGTTCGTGACGAGATACACGGACCCGGCGTACGCGGTGGCGTTGTCGATTCTGCGCCACGAGCAGGACGCGGAAGACGCGGTGCAGGCCGCGTTCATTCGCGCGCTCGAGCGGATCGGACAGTTGCGGCCGGGAAGCCGCTTCGGTCCGTGGTTCTATCGCGTGCTGAGGAGTACGTGCCTGAACCTCCGGCGGCGTGAGCTTCTGCGGACCCATTCGGAACTGACGGACACGGCGGCGTCGCGAGACGATCCGCATCGTGAATTCGAGCGGAGGTATGCCCGGGAGCGGGTGCTCGGCGCGCTCGCGCAGCTTCCGGAACGACAGAGAACGGCAGTCATGATGTACGACCTTGAAGGGTACGACCACGCAGAGATCGCGGAGATCCTCGGGATCGCCGTAGGAACTTCGAGGGCGAACCTTCATCACGGCAGGCACGCGTTGCGCCGCCTTCTCGGCGAAGCGCCCGCGTCCGGCGCCGGAGGAGCAGATGAGGATGAATAG
- a CDS encoding electron transfer flavoprotein subunit beta/FixA family protein gives MKRVPDSATRVRVTPDGAGLDPAGVKYVVNPYDEFALEDAIRRKEEAGEGKVTVVALGPPETAESIRQALAMGADEGVLLVCEGSHDALSVARALADEVRGREVDLVLFGKQAIDDDNMQVPQMVAEFLGLPCATVVVGLDIAGRKATARREVEGGHEVVEFSLPAVVSTQKGLNEPRYPSLKGIMAAKRKPLEEREVTLDAPTIEFLRLDEPPAPAAGRIVGEGADAVPELVKALRDEAGVL, from the coding sequence ATGAAACGCGTGCCGGACTCGGCCACGCGGGTGAGAGTGACGCCCGACGGCGCGGGACTGGACCCGGCCGGCGTCAAGTACGTCGTGAACCCGTACGACGAGTTCGCGCTCGAGGATGCGATCCGCCGCAAGGAAGAGGCGGGGGAGGGGAAGGTGACGGTCGTCGCGCTCGGCCCCCCCGAGACTGCCGAATCGATCCGCCAGGCGCTCGCGATGGGGGCGGATGAGGGCGTCCTGCTCGTGTGCGAGGGTTCGCACGACGCGCTCTCCGTGGCGCGGGCGCTCGCCGACGAGGTTCGAGGCCGCGAGGTCGATCTCGTGCTGTTCGGGAAGCAGGCGATCGATGACGACAACATGCAGGTCCCGCAGATGGTGGCCGAGTTTCTCGGCCTCCCGTGCGCGACCGTCGTCGTCGGCCTCGATATCGCGGGACGGAAAGCGACGGCGCGCCGCGAGGTCGAGGGCGGTCACGAGGTCGTCGAGTTTTCGCTGCCCGCTGTCGTGTCGACGCAGAAAGGGCTGAACGAGCCGCGGTATCCGAGCCTCAAGGGGATCATGGCGGCGAAGCGAAAGCCTCTCGAGGAGCGGGAGGTGACGCTCGATGCGCCGACCATCGAATTCCTCCGCCTCGACGAACCCCCGGCGCCGGCCGCGGGCCGGATCGTCGGGGAGGGGGCGGACGCCGTGCCGGAGCTGGTGAAGGCGCTGCGCGACGAAGCGGGGGTGCTCTGA
- a CDS encoding electron transfer flavoprotein subunit alpha/FixB family protein, which yields MPRALAYAEIREGTVSRASQEAVGLARRITADVGGETHVVALGPPGTEAAAAQLGGFGADRTWVGESEALALCQPDIAAAAIARLVEAGDYDAVIFAATAQGRDIAPRVGARLGRSVASEVIECRREDGAIVVRRPMYAGKAIATLRFTPGPAVMTIRANVFAPAGEGAAGEMSKLDLEGLEGRARTAALELGDRDRLDVSEATTIVSGGRGMQGPEHWPLLEALVEALGDEAALGASRAVVDAGWRPHGEQVGQTGKTVSPNLYFAVGISGAIQHLAGMRTAKVIVAINRDADAPIFGVADYGLVGDVFEVLPALTEAVREARRGD from the coding sequence ATGCCCAGGGCGCTGGCGTACGCCGAAATCCGCGAAGGAACGGTGAGCCGGGCCTCGCAGGAGGCGGTCGGGCTCGCGCGACGGATCACCGCCGATGTCGGCGGAGAGACCCACGTCGTCGCGCTCGGTCCTCCCGGTACGGAGGCGGCGGCCGCGCAACTCGGCGGCTTCGGTGCCGACCGCACCTGGGTCGGTGAGTCGGAGGCGCTCGCGCTGTGTCAGCCGGACATCGCCGCCGCGGCCATCGCCCGGCTGGTCGAGGCCGGGGACTACGACGCCGTGATATTCGCGGCGACGGCCCAGGGGAGGGACATCGCGCCCCGCGTCGGCGCGCGGCTCGGGCGGAGCGTGGCCTCGGAAGTCATCGAGTGCCGGCGGGAGGACGGCGCCATCGTCGTCCGCCGGCCCATGTACGCCGGGAAAGCGATCGCGACCCTTCGCTTCACTCCGGGTCCGGCCGTGATGACGATCCGGGCCAACGTCTTCGCGCCGGCCGGGGAGGGCGCGGCGGGGGAGATGTCGAAGCTGGATCTCGAGGGCCTCGAGGGCCGGGCGCGGACGGCCGCACTGGAGCTGGGGGATCGCGACCGCCTCGACGTGAGCGAGGCAACGACGATCGTCTCGGGCGGCCGCGGGATGCAGGGGCCGGAGCACTGGCCGCTGCTCGAGGCGCTGGTGGAAGCGCTGGGCGACGAAGCGGCGCTCGGCGCGAGCCGGGCGGTGGTGGATGCGGGCTGGCGGCCGCACGGCGAGCAGGTCGGCCAGACCGGCAAGACCGTGTCGCCCAACCTGTACTTCGCGGTCGGGATCAGCGGGGCGATCCAGCACCTGGCCGGGATGCGCACGGCCAAGGTCATCGTGGCGATCAACCGCGATGCGGATGCGCCGATCTTCGGGGTGGCGGACTACGGTCTCGTCGGGGACGTGTTCGAGGTGCTGCCCGCGCTCACGGAGGCGGTTCGCGAAGCGCGCCGGGGCGACTAG
- a CDS encoding XdhC family protein, whose product MSLRAVREDIARWAERGDPIAMATLIAVRRSAPLPPGARFAISAAGELSGSISSGCVEGDLHERLSALLGGGAPASVTYGITDEMAAGVGLACGGEIDVLLDRYDPGDPVWHRLWQLQEAGAPGVLLTGAAPPTHSRQLLLEPDRSLGTLGSAELDRAARSRVDDWLGRSDARVVELVQDDPDSLVFVESFAPPPRLVIVGATPIGHALCAMAHRTGFEVVVVDPREAFLRPERFSDAASLDPRWPDEAMAALDLDPRTSVVILTHDEKLDEPALETALASRCGYIGLLGGRRTQEQRRAALLARGLDEAACDRIHGPVGLRIGARSPAQIAVSILAQLIALDRAP is encoded by the coding sequence ATGAGTCTCCGGGCCGTGCGCGAGGACATCGCGCGCTGGGCGGAGCGGGGCGATCCCATCGCCATGGCGACGCTCATCGCCGTGCGCCGTTCCGCCCCTCTGCCACCGGGCGCGCGGTTCGCGATCTCGGCCGCCGGGGAGCTGAGCGGCTCGATCTCGAGCGGGTGCGTGGAGGGCGACTTGCACGAACGGCTCTCCGCGCTGCTGGGCGGCGGCGCGCCGGCCTCGGTCACGTACGGGATCACCGACGAGATGGCCGCGGGCGTGGGGCTCGCCTGCGGCGGGGAGATCGACGTCCTCCTCGACCGCTACGATCCCGGCGACCCCGTCTGGCATCGCCTCTGGCAGCTCCAGGAGGCCGGCGCCCCGGGCGTCCTCCTCACCGGCGCGGCGCCGCCCACGCACTCGCGGCAACTCCTCCTCGAACCGGACCGGTCGCTGGGAACGCTCGGATCGGCCGAACTCGACCGGGCGGCCCGCTCCCGCGTAGACGATTGGCTCGGCCGATCGGACGCCCGCGTTGTCGAACTCGTGCAGGACGATCCGGACAGCCTCGTCTTCGTCGAGTCCTTCGCCCCGCCCCCGCGGCTCGTCATCGTGGGCGCAACCCCGATCGGGCATGCGCTGTGCGCCATGGCGCACCGAACCGGCTTCGAGGTCGTGGTCGTGGATCCGCGCGAGGCCTTCCTGCGGCCGGAGCGATTCTCGGATGCCGCGTCGCTCGATCCGCGCTGGCCGGACGAGGCGATGGCCGCGCTCGATCTCGACCCTCGAACCAGTGTCGTCATCCTCACGCACGACGAGAAGCTGGATGAACCCGCGCTGGAAACGGCGCTCGCCTCCCGCTGCGGCTACATCGGCCTCCTGGGCGGACGCCGGACGCAGGAGCAACGTCGAGCGGCGCTCCTCGCACGGGGGCTCGACGAGGCGGCATGCGACCGGATCCACGGTCCGGTCGGGCTGCGGATCGGCGCCCGTTCGCCCGCGCAGATCGCCGTCTCCATCCTCGCGCAGCTCATCGCCCTCGACAGAGCTCCCTGA
- a CDS encoding alanine racemase, producing MNAGNAAARAPDLFGLRTPALILDLDVLENNLRAMQERTDALGVRLRPHVKTHKCVEIAELQRSRGASGIAVSTLAEARIFAEAGFDDILWAFPVNLSRIGEAAALSRRIELGVTVDSLTAVEALEAAGVPFSAWLEIDCGYGRSGVPHDSGRVVEIARRISRSGRLSLRGCLTHAGHTYGADSPAAIAALADEERRAMVEVGRALRAAGLEPGVLSLGSTPGMSRVETLEGIDETRPGNYALYDYTQTRLGSCALSDCAVTVLATVVSARDGSDGAIADCGALALSKDVGPDDPPHYGRLLRDTSGRELGDHRVTSVSQEHGRLSGRFAVGEKVRVLPNHACLTVAHFDHFEVVRGRRVVDRWKIRRTRD from the coding sequence GTGAACGCCGGGAACGCTGCCGCCCGCGCGCCGGACCTGTTCGGTCTCCGCACTCCGGCGCTCATCCTCGATCTCGATGTCCTGGAGAACAACCTCCGGGCCATGCAGGAACGCACGGACGCCCTCGGCGTTCGGCTCCGCCCCCACGTGAAGACGCACAAGTGTGTGGAGATCGCCGAACTCCAGCGGTCGCGCGGGGCGTCGGGCATCGCCGTTTCCACCCTCGCGGAGGCCCGGATCTTCGCGGAGGCGGGCTTCGATGACATCCTGTGGGCCTTTCCCGTCAATCTCTCCCGCATCGGCGAGGCGGCCGCGCTCTCCCGGCGCATCGAACTGGGCGTGACGGTGGACTCCCTCACGGCCGTCGAGGCTCTCGAGGCCGCCGGTGTCCCCTTTTCGGCATGGCTCGAAATCGACTGCGGCTACGGGCGCTCCGGCGTCCCGCACGACAGTGGCCGGGTGGTCGAGATCGCGAGGCGCATCTCACGCTCGGGCCGGCTCTCGCTGCGCGGCTGCCTGACGCACGCCGGCCACACCTACGGCGCGGATTCGCCCGCCGCCATCGCCGCGCTGGCAGATGAGGAGCGACGGGCGATGGTCGAGGTGGGACGCGCGCTCCGCGCGGCAGGGCTCGAGCCGGGGGTGCTCTCGCTCGGTTCGACCCCGGGAATGAGCCGAGTCGAGACGCTGGAGGGGATCGACGAGACCCGGCCGGGAAACTACGCGCTCTACGACTACACGCAGACGCGGCTGGGATCGTGCGCGCTGAGCGACTGCGCGGTCACGGTGCTTGCGACGGTCGTTTCCGCGCGCGACGGATCCGACGGGGCGATTGCGGACTGTGGCGCGCTCGCCCTGTCCAAGGATGTGGGGCCGGACGATCCGCCCCACTACGGCCGCCTCCTCCGTGACACGTCCGGACGAGAACTGGGCGACCATCGCGTGACCTCGGTGAGCCAGGAACACGGGCGCCTGTCCGGGCGGTTCGCCGTCGGCGAGAAGGTCCGCGTCCTTCCGAATCACGCCTGCCTCACGGTCGCGCACTTCGATCACTTCGAGGTCGTGCGGGGGCGGCGCGTGGTGGACCGCTGGAAGATCCGGCGCACGCGCGACTGA
- a CDS encoding sigma-70 family RNA polymerase sigma factor — protein sequence MTAVLEGDREAYGVLVRRYKDVLYRYAERMTGRADDAADIVQRTFIRGFRSLDRCRDRERVGGWLFRIAVNLCKDQLKGRARREVSLEAAGPLTATRGLPEARAERAEIREQIYRALQSLSEEQREAFVLKHVEGWSYEEMAERLGASVSALKMRVHRARDQLQVLLENYR from the coding sequence GTGACCGCCGTTCTGGAAGGCGATCGCGAGGCGTACGGGGTTCTCGTGCGCCGGTACAAGGACGTGCTGTACCGCTACGCGGAGCGCATGACCGGGCGCGCGGACGACGCCGCGGATATCGTGCAGCGCACGTTCATTCGCGGTTTTCGGAGCCTCGACCGCTGCCGTGACCGGGAACGGGTAGGGGGCTGGTTGTTTCGAATCGCCGTCAACCTGTGCAAGGATCAGTTGAAGGGGCGGGCACGGCGGGAGGTGTCGCTCGAGGCGGCCGGGCCGCTGACGGCGACGCGAGGTCTTCCCGAGGCGCGCGCCGAACGGGCGGAAATACGGGAGCAGATATACCGGGCCTTGCAGTCGCTGAGCGAAGAGCAGCGTGAAGCCTTTGTCCTCAAGCACGTCGAGGGCTGGTCGTACGAAGAGATGGCTGAGAGACTTGGAGCGTCGGTGTCCGCGTTGAAGATGCGCGTCCATCGGGCTCGGGATCAGTTACAGGTGCTGTTAGAGAACTACCGATGA
- a CDS encoding isoamylase early set domain-containing protein, whose translation MNDDLKLYLDGEIDHSELSRELRREAERWDALLSDVRDSGVQGAPVGLESRVMAEVRHEGRRPLSGLVDWWVHPRSVRVRPWLGLAAAAVLAAFFLLPRENVYTEPAGAATALVGEEVHYMQFHLEAPGATSVHVAGDFNDWQPEVALADPYGTGVWTGRVKLPPGVHKYMFLVDGETWITDPHAERYVEDGYGNRNAVIAITGGAGARSLAP comes from the coding sequence ATGAACGACGATCTGAAGCTGTACCTGGACGGAGAAATCGACCATTCCGAACTCTCGCGGGAGCTTCGGAGGGAAGCCGAACGGTGGGATGCCCTCCTTTCGGACGTGCGGGATTCGGGGGTGCAGGGAGCTCCGGTCGGACTCGAATCGAGGGTCATGGCCGAGGTTCGCCACGAGGGGCGTCGGCCCTTGTCCGGTCTCGTGGACTGGTGGGTGCATCCCCGTTCCGTGCGCGTCCGGCCGTGGCTGGGACTCGCGGCCGCCGCGGTGCTGGCGGCGTTCTTCCTCCTGCCGCGGGAAAACGTATACACCGAGCCGGCGGGGGCGGCGACGGCGCTCGTGGGCGAAGAAGTCCACTACATGCAGTTCCATCTCGAGGCGCCCGGCGCGACGTCGGTCCACGTCGCGGGCGACTTCAACGACTGGCAGCCGGAGGTCGCGCTGGCCGATCCCTATGGGACCGGCGTATGGACCGGGCGGGTGAAGCTCCCGCCCGGCGTACACAAGTACATGTTCCTCGTGGACGGCGAGACCTGGATCACGGATCCGCACGCGGAACGGTATGTGGAGGACGGTTACGGCAACCGGAATGCCGTGATCGCCATCACGGGCGGCGCGGGCGCCCGCTCGCTGGCCCCGTAG